A genome region from Triticum aestivum cultivar Chinese Spring chromosome 2B, IWGSC CS RefSeq v2.1, whole genome shotgun sequence includes the following:
- the LOC123046698 gene encoding probable protein phosphatase 2C 43 isoform X2: MWPWLEKIASACWDRVRRYAPTSTRRDEDGGSGSGADADDLLLWSRDLGRHAAGDFSFAVVQANEVLEDHSQVETGAAATFVGVYDGHGGAEASRFISNHLSAHLVRLAQESGAVSENVVRNAFSATEEGFLSLVRRTHLIKPSIAAIGSCCLVGVIWRKTLYLANLGDSRAVVGCIVGSNKIVAEQLTRDHNASIEEVRQELKSLHPDDSQIVILKNGVWRIKGIIQVSRSIGDAYLKKQEFAVDPSITRFHLSEPLRRPVLTSEPSISTRLIRPQDSFVIFASDGLWEHLTNQQAVEIVHNNPREGIARRLIKAALKEAARKREMRRGMLLLLNFQFVGLLSQEAPPAFQG; this comes from the exons ATGTGGCCGTGGCTGGAGAAGATTGCGTCCGCGTGCTGGGACCGGGTCCGGAGGTACGCGCCTACGAGTACGAGGAGGGATGAggacggcggcagcggcagcggcgccgACGCCGACGACCTGCTGCTCTGGTCGCGGGACCTCGGCAGGCACGCCGCGGGCGACTTCTCCTTCGCCGTCGTGCAGGCCAACGAGGTGCTGGAGGACCACAGCCAGGTTGAGACAGGCGCCGCCGCCACCTTCGTCGGCGTCTACGACGGCCACGGCGGCGCCGAGGCCTCCCGCTTCATCTCCAACCACCTTTCCGCGCACCTCGTCC GTCTTGCCCAAGAAAGCGGAGCAGTATCTGAGAATGTTGTTCGAAATGCCTTCTCTGCTACAGAGGAAGGCTTCCTGTCGCTCGTGCGCAGGACACACTTGATAAAACCTTCTATAGCTGCCATCGGATCTTGCTGTCTGGTTGGTGTCATATGGAGAAAAACACTTTACCTGGCCAATCTTGGGGATTCTCGGGCGGTTGTCGGTTGTATAGTTGGATCAAACAAGATTGTTGCCGAGCAGCTAACGAGAGATCACAACGCAAGCATCGAGGAAGTGAGGCAGGAGCTTAAATCTCTTCACCCTGATGATTCACAGATTGTTATTCTGAAAAATGGTGTCTGGCGCATCAAAGGCATTATACAG GTTTCAAGGTCTATAGGTGATGCATATTTAAAGAAGCAAGAATTCGCTGTTGATCCGTCCATAACTCGATTCCATCTCTCCGAGCCTCTCCGACGGCCTGTTCTAACTTCCGAGCCATCAATAAGCACGAGACTTATTCGTCCACAAGATAGTTTTGTTATCTTCGCATCAGATGGATTATGGGAGCACCTTACAAACCAGCAAGCCGTCGAAATTGTGCACAACAATCCACGTGAA GGTATTGCAAGGAGGCTAATAAAAGCAGCTTTGAAAGAAGCTGCACGGAAGAGGGAAATGAG GAGGGGAATGCTTCTGCTCCTGAACTTTCAGTTCGTGGGTTTGTTGAGTCAGGAGGCTCCTCCAGCTTTTCAGGGTTAA
- the LOC123046698 gene encoding probable protein phosphatase 2C 43 isoform X1, with the protein MWPWLEKIASACWDRVRRYAPTSTRRDEDGGSGSGADADDLLLWSRDLGRHAAGDFSFAVVQANEVLEDHSQVETGAAATFVGVYDGHGGAEASRFISNHLSAHLVRLAQESGAVSENVVRNAFSATEEGFLSLVRRTHLIKPSIAAIGSCCLVGVIWRKTLYLANLGDSRAVVGCIVGSNKIVAEQLTRDHNASIEEVRQELKSLHPDDSQIVILKNGVWRIKGIIQVSRSIGDAYLKKQEFAVDPSITRFHLSEPLRRPVLTSEPSISTRLIRPQDSFVIFASDGLWEHLTNQQAVEIVHNNPREGIARRLIKAALKEAARKREMRYNDITKLEKGVRRFFHDDITVVVVFIDHGLLQEGNASAPELSVRGFVESGGSSSFSGLNSIS; encoded by the exons ATGTGGCCGTGGCTGGAGAAGATTGCGTCCGCGTGCTGGGACCGGGTCCGGAGGTACGCGCCTACGAGTACGAGGAGGGATGAggacggcggcagcggcagcggcgccgACGCCGACGACCTGCTGCTCTGGTCGCGGGACCTCGGCAGGCACGCCGCGGGCGACTTCTCCTTCGCCGTCGTGCAGGCCAACGAGGTGCTGGAGGACCACAGCCAGGTTGAGACAGGCGCCGCCGCCACCTTCGTCGGCGTCTACGACGGCCACGGCGGCGCCGAGGCCTCCCGCTTCATCTCCAACCACCTTTCCGCGCACCTCGTCC GTCTTGCCCAAGAAAGCGGAGCAGTATCTGAGAATGTTGTTCGAAATGCCTTCTCTGCTACAGAGGAAGGCTTCCTGTCGCTCGTGCGCAGGACACACTTGATAAAACCTTCTATAGCTGCCATCGGATCTTGCTGTCTGGTTGGTGTCATATGGAGAAAAACACTTTACCTGGCCAATCTTGGGGATTCTCGGGCGGTTGTCGGTTGTATAGTTGGATCAAACAAGATTGTTGCCGAGCAGCTAACGAGAGATCACAACGCAAGCATCGAGGAAGTGAGGCAGGAGCTTAAATCTCTTCACCCTGATGATTCACAGATTGTTATTCTGAAAAATGGTGTCTGGCGCATCAAAGGCATTATACAG GTTTCAAGGTCTATAGGTGATGCATATTTAAAGAAGCAAGAATTCGCTGTTGATCCGTCCATAACTCGATTCCATCTCTCCGAGCCTCTCCGACGGCCTGTTCTAACTTCCGAGCCATCAATAAGCACGAGACTTATTCGTCCACAAGATAGTTTTGTTATCTTCGCATCAGATGGATTATGGGAGCACCTTACAAACCAGCAAGCCGTCGAAATTGTGCACAACAATCCACGTGAA GGTATTGCAAGGAGGCTAATAAAAGCAGCTTTGAAAGAAGCTGCACGGAAGAGGGAAATGAGGTACAACGATATTACGAAACTAGAGAAAGGGGTTCGCCGATTCTTCCATGATGACATCACAGTTGTTGTAGTTTTCATTGATCATGGGCTACTGCAGGAGGGGAATGCTTCTGCTCCTGAACTTTCAGTTCGTGGGTTTGTTGAGTCAGGAGGCTCCTCCAGCTTTTCAGGGTTAAATAGCATTTCTTGA